AGGAGTTTCAACCAGGCTTTCTTAAGGTCACAGTCGGCTTGCTGCCCTCAGCCTCCAGCTTACACAGGGAGGCTGCTTTGCATGTAGGAAACACAACTCCTTGAGTCTCCAATCCTGACTGCCTCACCTGCAGGCCCTGTAGTCTCGGGCAGCTCTCTAGCAGCGTCTGAAGTGGGGTTCAGTGACCGTACCAAGGGGCTGCAGAGAGAGGGttcacggggtggggggggaggcccCGTCTCCTTGTTGGAGCTGCACGAGCAGGCGCTGTTACCGTCAGCGCTAGCCTGCGGGCTCTGGGCTCTCCTTTCGGCCACAACTTCCCTGTCACCCCTGCTCCTGCTGCAGGAGGTCAGAACAAGACTAGCCCAGGTTAGCAAGTGGAGCGGCTCAGCTCACAGGGTCCTAGCTGACTCTTGGCACTGCCTGGGCCCCCAGGGAGGCTGGCTGGCTGAAGCCCACCTGTGGGCCACTCTGTACACGCTGACCATGATCCCTCTCCAGGGTGCTGGGGACCCTGTGATGAACTGACCTGGTGTACCAGGTCTCCTGGCCCTCCGTGACCTGCTCCCCAAACTGGAGGAGGGCCACACCCTTTCCGTCAACCTGAGAGGTGACAGTGCTAGCAGTCATGTCTTGCCAGCTGTCCCTCCTCTTGCCTCACACCTGGCGGGGGCCCTGCTGGCCTCCAGTTCTGAATCCTGGATGTGCTCCCAGAAAGCCGGGAGTAATTCCCTAGGATCTCTGTTTTGATGTCCCCTTCAAGGGGAATAGTATCGTTGACCCCATAACTAAGATCTAGACATGGTGGCTGCTGAGAACAGAAATGATGGCCGCTCGTTACGGGTTACAGACATGGCTGGGGGGTTCAGGATGGGTGTGCTCTGTCGAAGGACATAGCAGCATGGGGTGAGGGGGACGTGCCCAGAGCCaggctgtttcctcatctgtgtaatGGGGGTGGTCACAGTGCGTCCTCAGAGAAACGAGCATCCCTGGTCCGTGAGTGTCCTTGGTGTTAGGATTTCAGTGGCCCCTGTCTGCACACAGACTTTATTGTTGGGCAGAGAAGAGGGTTTCCTGGCACTGGTCAGCGTGGAAGCTCCTGGGCTGGGGAGCGTGGGGCTCAGCTGTCACTGGGCAGGGCGGGCACGCTGGCCAGGGCGGACAGCAGCCGTGTGTATATGTCAATCCCACGGAGGAACACCGCCTCGTGCAGCCGCTCGTCGTGGTCGTGCAGCAGCACAGGTGTGCGGTTCATGGGGGAGAAGCCCAGAGCCGGGACCCCCACCTGCAGCGTGAGGAGGAGCTGTCAGGGGGAAGGCCAGGTCCAGGGGCACCCCGCTGCCCACCCTGTGGCGAGCGGCTCACCGCGCGGAGATAGCGGCTGTCGGTGGCGGCAGGGAAGATCTCCGGCTCCAGGGTGAGGTTCCTGCAGAGGGCATCGCCAAGtggatggggaggcaggcaggggagggCACAGGGAAGGAGGTGGccgaaagggagggaaggaagagagcaggATGGGCACTCACATGTCCTTGCAGACCCCACTAAaggctgcccaccaggggtttgAGTCATCTGTGGCTGTCACTCGGGGCTCTGTCCACTTCTGACGGGAGAGGAGTATGGCAGGATCAGGACAGGGCCTGGGCACCTTGCCCTGTCTTCACAGGGTGGGTATGTGCCCAGTACAGGGCACACACCCACCCAGGTAGCCAGCTGGCCGGTCCGGCCATAGGCCCTCTTTCAGTTCCTCAAAGGCTGCAGATCTGGACCTTCTGGTCAAATACTTCAGTTACAGGCCCCCGAGGACGAGGTCCCACCCTTTCCTGAACCGTATGTTTACACTTACATAAAAGTACTATCCACTAAGTACTCGACTCACGTAAGGACTAAACCACGTCGTCTGACTCCCTACACTGTTCCCCAGCGTCCAATGGCGGCCTCCACAACTAATGCTTGTTTGTTGGTGACTCGCATGTGGGTCTCAGAGCTAAAGCAATGCCCAGACGTGCGCAGGCGCCCCAAGCACACTCCCGCAGTGACGTACACCCAGCAGCCCggtccccccagcccccaggactCCCGTCACTGGGTAGATACCTGAATAAACTCAAAGGTGACCCCCTGGCCAGCGGCCTGGCACCAGCCCCACAGCTGCTTCTCGAAAGCCTacgagaagggagagaagctgaCCCCTCGGTCTGCCCCTGAGCCTCTAGGGCAGGACTGAGGATGCGGGCTCCCCCCTCCAAACCCAGGTGGAGGCGGCACCTTCAGGTCCACATCCGGTGCCACACGGAAGTCGAAGCCGGCGCTCACAGTGGCAGGTACCACGTTGTATGCCACGCCGCCCTCCAGCTTAGTCAGGTTCACAGAGGTCACGGCCCCTGGCTTCATGTGGGGGTCTGACTGCAGCCTgcggtggggggcaggggcagcaaGGGGGACAAGAGGTAAAACACAGGCTCAGCGTCCCTGCCGTGCAGCACAGCCTCCCACCCGGCCACGCCAGGCGGCCTCACCTCAGCCTCTCCCTTTCCCGGAAAGCCAGCACGGAGCTCACAACCTTGTGCTAGGAGAGTGCGAGACGGACGTGAGAGAGGTCCCAGGACAGAGCCTCGGGGAACCCGAATCCTTCCCCGCGCACCACCCACCAGCTTCTCTGCAGCTGTGTCCTCGATGAATCTCGAGCCGTGGCCAGGGTTCCCAGTGCTCGTGACCCGCACCCCTGGGAGACGCAGGGGGAAGGGGGTCCTTCATCGTGGAAGAGGCTGGGAAAGCACTCAGCCCCACGGTGGGCCTGGATCTGCCCCTCAGTCCAAGCTCCCCTGGCGGGGCTCTGTCCCCCGCAGAACACACAGTGCAGGGCTGGTTTCTGCCCCCAGCGAGTGCCAGGCCTTAGAAGCTGGGAAGGAGGAGCCCAGCCAGGaagggactgggaggcagaggccccGGGTTCCAGTCCTATCCAGGGCCCTGCCCCTGCTGGCCTCGTCTCCCATCTCACAGGGACCCTCTACCTCCAAACCATACTCACACCAGGGGCTCCGCTCACTGTAGAAGACAGTGAAGGCGTCCGTGGGGTTGGCCAAGcctaaggagggagggaagggggttcAGAGGGTGGAGTGGCCCAGCCGCCACTAGCAGCCTCCCTGAACCCTGCTGGCCTCTTGGTGGTCTGCTACCCTGCTCACCCTCATCCAGGGCAAAGCCAGCCCTCAGGGCCTTGAACTCTGGCCGCTGTACAAACAGCTCCATGCCTTGGTGACCCCcaatctcctcatctgtaaaagcagCAGGACATGAGGTAAGGGAGTCATTCCCCCAACACACCACCGCCCTCCCGAAAGGTTCCCTCCTCAAAGGTTCCCCTCCCCAAGCCACTCTTACCTGGCACAAAGGTCATGTGGATAGTTCTGGGGAAGTGGTGGCCTTCATCCTTCAGCCTCCTCACAGCCTCCAGGTACCTGCGCGCGGCAGGAGGGTGTAAGCCAGGTGCTGAGGGGGCCGCCAGACGCTTGGACAGGCAGGCGGAGCTGTAGGCCCTGGGTCCTGCACTGTCAAAGCCT
This window of the Saccopteryx bilineata isolate mSacBil1 chromosome 10, mSacBil1_pri_phased_curated, whole genome shotgun sequence genome carries:
- the ACY1 gene encoding aminoacylase-1 — translated: MAGQGREDEHPSVTLFRQYLRIRTVQPKPDYGAATAFLEERAGQLGLGCQKVEVAPGSVVTVLTWPGTNPKLASLLLNSHMDVVPVFKEYWSHDPFEAFKDADGYIYARGAQDMKCVSIQYLEAVRRLKDEGHHFPRTIHMTFVPDEEIGGHQGMELFVQRPEFKALRAGFALDEGLANPTDAFTVFYSERSPWWVRVTSTGNPGHGSRFIEDTAAEKLHKVVSSVLAFRERERLRLQSDPHMKPGAVTSVNLTKLEGGVAYNVVPATVSAGFDFRVAPDVDLKAFEKQLWGWCQAAGQGVTFEFIQKWTEPRVTATDDSNPWWAAFSGVCKDMNLTLEPEIFPAATDSRYLRAVGVPALGFSPMNRTPVLLHDHDERLHEAVFLRGIDIYTRLLSALASVPALPSDS